In Paenibacillus dendritiformis, the DNA window CGCTAACCGATTATCAGCAGTATGCGGGAAGCAATGAGCATATCGTCATCCGCGAAGTCCGGATTCCGCGCGCGCTCATTGCCGCAGCGGTCGGAGCCAGCCTCGGCATCTCCGGCGTCATTTTGCAATCGCTGACGAAGAACCCGCTGGCCGATGCCGGGATTTTTGGAATCAACGCGAGCAGTTCCCTGTTTGTCGTGTTCGGATTCATCTTTTTCCAGTTGAACTCGCTGCAATCCTTCACTTGGCTCGCGCTCGCCGGCGCTTGCGCCGGCTGCCTGCTCGTCTTCCTTCTCGGTTCATCGGGCGGAAGACAGATTCATCCGATTCGCATGACGCTGGCCGGCTCGGCCATCGCCGCGCTCAGCAGCTCGCTGACCAACGGACTTCTTATCTCCAACCATCGGGCCATGGAGGAAGTGCTGTTCTGGATTGCCGGCTCGGTCGAAGGAAGGAAGCTGGAGGTTCTGGTTGACGTACTCCCATACATGGCCATCGCCTGGATTGGGGCCTGGGTGCTGGCCAAGCCGATGGATACGCTGAACCTCGGGGATGATGTCGCCGTCAGCCTCGGACTGAAGGTCGCCTATATCAAATGGGGCATGGGACTGCTCATCGTCATGCTTGCCGGATCTTCGGTCGCCGTGGCGGGACCGATCGGATTCCTCGGTCTCGTCGTCCCGCATATCGCCCGCAGCCTGGTCGGCATCGGCATGCGCTGGCTCGTCGTATACAGCGGCTTGATCGGCGCGATCGTGCTCCTGCTTGCAGATATCGGCGCCCGCTTCATCGC includes these proteins:
- a CDS encoding FecCD family ABC transporter permease, producing MRTSWLSSSSAKWIGCIVGIFVLLGCIWASIVYGVFDTKLHHVWEALTDYQQYAGSNEHIVIREVRIPRALIAAAVGASLGISGVILQSLTKNPLADAGIFGINASSSLFVVFGFIFFQLNSLQSFTWLALAGACAGCLLVFLLGSSGGRQIHPIRMTLAGSAIAALSSSLTNGLLISNHRAMEEVLFWIAGSVEGRKLEVLVDVLPYMAIAWIGAWVLAKPMDTLNLGDDVAVSLGLKVAYIKWGMGLLIVMLAGSSVAVAGPIGFLGLVVPHIARSLVGIGMRWLVVYSGLIGAIVLLLADIGARFIAEPKEIPIGVMTAIIGVPFFVYAARKGVRG